Part of the Paenibacillus guangzhouensis genome is shown below.
TGCTGAAGGTCGGAGAAGGCGTGGACGGAATCCAGGCCGGTGACCGGATCATCTGCCCGGCCGGGCATCGTCAGTTCTTCCTCGCGGAAGCGAAGGATGCTGCGTTGATTCCCGATTGGATCCGAGATGAAGAAGCGGTATTCACGCAGATTGCGAAGGTAGCGCTGCTGGGAGTCCTGCGTGCGGAGCATGCCTTTGGTGAACGGGTGGGCGTCGTCGGTCTCGGGCTGATCGGCCAGCTGGTCATCCAATATCTGAATCGGAGTGGCGCCAGGCAGATTATCGCGATCGCGCCGGAGAGCCATCGGTTGGAGCTCGCCCGGAGGAACGGGGCGACGGATCTGTTGAATCTCCCGGTGGACGAAGCGTTCGAACCGATACAGGAACGGACCGGAGGCAAAATGCTGGATACGATTTACGATGTGACCGGATCTTACGCCGTGTTGTCATCTTGTACGCAGCTGACTCGTGATCTCGGCAAAGTCATCCTGCTCGGAGACTCGACAGAGCCGTCGAAGCAGAGCATCGGGCCGAAGGTCGTCTTCAATTCGGTCAGCATTCTGGGGATTCACGGCCGGATGATGGGAGGTTATCAAGGTTGGACGGAGACGGATATGAATTCGTATATCTTCGAGTCGATCCGTGACGGCAGACTAAATGTCGCGAGTCTCATCACCGAGACGGTGAGCCCGCTCGATGCAGACTCGGTCTATTCCCGACTCGCCGGGCGCAGGTCCGATGCCATGGGCGTATTGTTCGACTGGACACAATTGTAATGTCTGAGGAGGGACACGAATGAAAGCAATGCATGAGCTGACGCTGAAGGAGAAAATCGGCCAGCTGCTGATGGCTGGGTTCGAAGGCTTTGAGCCGGATGCGAATATATACGACATGCTGCAAAACCATTTCATCGGGGGAATCGTGTTATTCTCTCGTAATCTGGAATGTCCTGAGCAGGCCTTGGCTTTAACACAGCAGCTGCAGCGGATCGCGAAGGAGGCGACGGGCATCCCGCTCTGGATCGGAACGGATCAAGAGGGGGGAATGGTCGTCCGGATCAGGCAGGGTATTGCGCAGCTGCCCGCCGCGATGGCCATGGGAGCGGCGCGCAATCCCGAGCTGCTTTACGAAGCTGCCAAAGGAACAGCCGAAGAGCTGCGGCTTTTAGGGATCAATATGAATTTCGCGCCCGTGGTGGACATTAATGTCAATCCGCGAAATCCGATCATTGATGTCCGTTCGTTCGGCGACGATGCCGAACTTGTCTCTGAGCTCGGCATTGCCGCCATGCGCGGATTCCAGGATGGCGGTATCGTCTCCGCGATCAAGCACTTTCCCGGGCATGGCGACACGGAGACGGATTCCCACGCGGAGCTGCCGGTCGTGAGGCATAATCTAGATCGGCTACGTGCCGTGGAGCTTGTGCCGTTCCAGCGGGCGGCATCGGCCGGAGCGGAAGCCGTCATGACCGCTCATGTCGGCATTCCGCTGCTCACCGGAGGTGTCCCGATTCCGGCTACTGTATCTCGGGAAATTCTGACGGGACTGCTGCGTGAAGAACTCGGTTACGACGGGCTCATCTTAACCGATTGCATGGAGATGAACGCCGTCGCGCAAGGCATCGGCGTCGGGGAGGCCGTGGTCAAGGCCGTGTTGGCTGGGGCGGACCTGCTCCTCGTCAGCCATACGTACGCTAGCCAACTCGAAGCCGTGGCTTCGCTGGAACGCGCCGTGACGGACGGGCGACTGACCGAAGCGCGGATCGACGCTTCCGTCGCACGCCTTCTTCGCCTTAAGGAGCGCCGTCTCGGATCCATGCGGGAGCATAGTTGGGAAGAGACGCGGAACTTGCTGGAGCATCCGCGCACATGCCGGACGATCGAACGGCTTCGCGAGGCGAGTATTACGGCAATCAGCCGTGATCCGGACGATTGCCAGTTGTCTCCCGAGGTAGATACGCTCGTGCTCTGGCCGCAAATCACGGCCGCTTGTAAATCCGAGGATGATCCAGCACACGATGCCTCTCTCGGAAGTTTTCTGCGATCATTGATCTCGGCCAAGGTGACGGAACAGGTCTACGGGCGCAATCCGAGTCCTGAGGAGATCGAAGCCCTGGCCACCGAAGCAGAGGGATATGGACAGATCATCGCCGGCATTTTCCATACGTCGAGTCATCCCGGGCAGACAGCTTTGGTTCGCCGGTTGTTGGCGGGAGGGGGGAAAGTCATTCCGGTCTCCCTCCGAAACCCCGTTGATCTCGCTGCATTTCCGGAAGCGAGGGGCTGTCTCGCTTGTTACGAGCATCATCCGGATACGCTGCAGGCGTTATCCCGCGTTCTGATGGGGATCACGGAACCAATCGGCACACTTCCGGTGACGATTCCGATGCATGAGACAGAGAGGGGAGTAGCCGATGAACGCCGTTCAGCTTCCGCTGCAGGATCCGCCACTTAAAGGGTTTTTGCGATGGGCCTACACGCTATCGATCACCAGTGCCCATGAAGAGACGATTCCTTGGTATTACAGCAACTTCATCCAGTTGTCTTGCACCAAAAGGTTTCTTACGGACGGCAGACAGTACTTCCTTGATTTTTTCCGGGGCAAGCCGAATGAACTGAACTTCAATAACCCGTTTCTTCTCACCTGCTCCGTCAATTATACGATCATGGAGAGCTTGGTTTTAGACGACTGGCCGCAATTCATCGCGAATCAGATTCGTAGCGGTTACTATTGCGTCGTGTTTCTGGATGAGTCAAGGCTTTCACCGGCGGCTTCTTATCGGCAAGAACCGTTCCCTCATCACCTCTTTCTGTACGGTTTCGATGAGGACACTCGGGTATTCGATGTCTCCATGTTCGATCGTACGGGAGTTTACCGTAATATGCAGATTTCTTTCCAAGAGTTCCAGGATGCTGTCCAATCCATGCGACATCTTCTACAGGAGAAGATCACGGCCGACCATCATACGTATTTTTACAAATATGAACCGCATTCTCCTTATCCATTCGATAAGACGGCTGTAATCGATCAGCTGCAGGATTATTTGCACGGGGAGACCCATCTGAACCGGATCAACTACAACCCGGATGAAGGAGAAGCCTTCGGCATCAAGGTATACGACTATATGCAAATGTACTACGATGCCGTGGAGCATGGCGATACCCGCCTCAGATCTCGTAACGATGTAAGGCATTTGCATGTGCTATGGGAGCACAAAAAAATGATGAGTGAGCGGATCGAGTATCTGGTCGAGCAAGGGTTGATCTCCTACGATGAAGAGCTCGTGAAAGGGTACAAGGATCTGACCCAAAGGGCGCTAAAGCTCAGGGATCAATACATTCGCCATGAAATTAGGGAAGATCGGGAGATCTTTGCGCGGCTGCGGCTGCGGTTCGATCAATTCCGTGACGAAGAACCTGTCCTCCTGCAAAAACTGATCACGCTGCTCGAAAGCTGATTCATGCCCGGCCCGCTTCCCTTATGAAGCGGGCCGGATTGACGTTCCCGCAAACCAGCAAAGAAATCCCGCTGCGGGTAGAAACCTCTCGCAACCCCAAGATATGATTACCCCATTGATAATGAATCTCATTTACATTGTGCCGGCCAATGTGAGGATTCGCTTTACTTACAAAAAACAGGGGAAAGTAGTGGATGATTATGCGGGGGTTCAAATTTCTATCACGACTTATGCTGATTGCCTTATTGGGAATGACAGCGGCTTGCGGAACGCAACAGGAATCCGTCAGCAAACCGGCGGATAAGCCGGCAATCAAAGCGGAGGAGACACAAGCCTCAACCGACTATCCGAGAACGATCAAACATTTGAATGGCGAGACGGTCATCCCAGCCCGTCCCGTTAAAATCGCAACGCCGTATATCGCATTCGTCGATTACTTGGCTGTGTTGGACGAATATCCGATCGCGGCGCAAGGGATCGAGATCATCAAGCGGAATTTTCCGAATCTGAGCAAGCATATCGAAGGGAAAACGATCATGGATCTCGGCATGGAGGTGGACATGGAGAAATTATTGGCGGCCGGACCGGATGTGATTATCGCAGCCGACGATATGAAAGATCAATACGACCGGTTATCGCAGATTGCGCCGACCGTGATTTTCCCGCAGGCCGGGGATTGGCGAGAGACGCTCCAGCAGATCGCGGAAGTGATCGGCAAGGAGGATTACGCGAAGAACGTGTTAGCCGATTTCGATGCCAAATCCGAGGCGTACAAGCAGAAGCTGGCGTTCCGTCAAGACGAGTCCGTCATGTTCGCGATGTATAGCGGGAAGGAACAATTCATTACATGGCGGGATGGTCGGTTCGATCCCTTTTATGTCGGACTCGGACTGAAGCGAGTGGAAGAGGCGCAGCAAGACGGGCCATTAAGCTTGGAAAGCCTCGTTGCGCTGAATCCAGATCATCTGTTCATCATTAACAATTGGCAATTCCCCGTAGAGGGAGGCGTCATGAAGGCGCTCGCGGACAACAAAGTGTGGAACGGCCTGAAAGCTGTGGCGAACTATCATGTCTACGAATTGAAAGATCCTTCGCTTCCAGGTCCGATGGCGTTAGCCAAAATCGACGGCATCGAAGAAATCATGAAGGCACTTGGGAAGTAGAAGATCTCCGGATGGAGGAAAGAGGGATTCTGTCTGCTCTTACCGAAATGAACAAGAAAACCAATGTCAATTAGGTGGGATGCGTATGTCAGAGCTTAAGCAAAGGGGGAATCCTCCTTCAATTACATTTCCGTACATGAAGTCATTGTTGGAACGAATCGTATCATTGCGTGCGTTGCGCCTCGTGTCGTGGGATCTTCAACCACTAGGCAAAGCAAAAGAAGAGAGTTCGGTCTTTCGCGTATCCTGCTCCGTGCAAGACGACAACCATGTGGGAATCAGAAAAAACCTGATTCTAAAGACGTTAAAACCCGATGCGACGCGAAATCGTATCGATCATTATTATTATTGGAAACGTGAAGCGCTGGTCTATCGTTCAGGTATGTTACGGCAGCTTCCTCCCGTAATCCATGCGCCAGATTGTTACGCCGTGGATGAACACGTGGATGGAAGCGTGTGGATCTGGCTTGAAGATGTTGACGTTGACCCAATGACGAGCGATTGGGATCTCGATCGGATGCGTAGGATTGCCTATTTGCTAGGAAGGTTCAATGGCGATGATGTCCATGCAACTCGTCTTTCCAATGCGGATCTCGGCTTATGTCGGCAATGGATGCGTTCGTGGATTGCTGTCTGTATGGCGTACGCCCAGCCCGTGCAGGAACAACGCATGCGTTGGGAACGCCATGTCCAGCAGCAGGCGATGTGGGAGCGATATATTTTGCATCGAAGCCGAATAAATGACTTGCTGGATACTTTAGATCTACTGCCTCGCGGACTTGCCCATCAAGATGCGCACTGGGATAACATTTTTCTCGTTCAACGAAACGGTCATGAGGCACTCCTAGCGATGGACTGGCAATTCGCCAGTATTTCAGGCGTCGGTGAAGAACTTGGCAGATTATTCGGCTATGCCTTATTAAAGAAGAAAATTCCAATAGAACAGGTTGAAGATTACAAGGAAACGCTTTTTGTTTCCTATCTCCAGGGACTTCAAGCGTCAGGTTGGGTTGGCGACCCGAAGCTTGCTCGCTTCGGGTTTACGGCTACGGCTGCACTGAGATTTGTCATGGTCATCGACAAATTACTCGAGCGCTTGGAAGCTGGTGCTATTGCGAATCAAGTTGACGAGCACCGTCATTTATTGCAAGTTGCTGAGATTTTGCTGACGATGGCGGATGAGACATGGTCCCTTAGGGATGAAATCGTCAATAGGAATGAGAGCATCATCGGAATGGAATGAGGTAGGAAGAACAGGGCCTTGACGAGCACCCGTCAGGGCCCTATTCTTATGATGCAAGACTAAGCGTTACTTGATCGAACCTTTTTTGAGAAGCGTGGTCATTTATTCCATTTGTCACAAAAAATACATTGGATTTATTTTCCTGAATTGATTAGAATTTAAACATACCGTCTAGTCGGTATTTTGTGAAGGGTGAAAGGTGGGAGGTGGGACGTCTTGCGCCGAAGAGCATACGACGCCGAATTAACCAGAGCAAATATCATTACCGCAGCACGAGGCTTATTTGCGAATAAAGGCTATACCGCGACATCGATAGACGAGATTTGCGCTGTGACGGGATATAGCAAGGGAAGCTTGTACTATCATTTTAAGAGCAAGGAGGATCTCTTCGTTCAATTGGCCGAAGAAGCGTTCCTGCATTCTTGGGAGGCTTGGGACGAACGTTCGTCATCCTATGAGACCACGATAGATAAGCTCTACGCATATGCCGACTATTTCGTAGACACGCTAGAGAAGCCGCTGAACAAAGCGGGGGAAGATTTTATAGCCAAGGTTGGTCTAGAATCAGAGGTTGGTCAGAAATTTTTGGCGATCCTTATGGGATACCTTGCAAGATTTGAGACGTTGGTTGCGGAAGGGGTATCTAGCGGCGAATTCAGGCATGAAAATCCGAAAGAGCTGGCTTACATCCTTATGAGCTACTATTCAGGGCTAAGTGACAGTTATCGTATGATGGATAAGGCGGCGATGAAACAGTTGTACCGGAATGCAACTAGGTTAATACTCGAAGGCTTGGCAAATCCAGACCATGAGGTGAAACGATAATGGGGGCATACGCATTCATTGGAGAGCAAGAAGAAGGATATGTGAAATTCAGCGTCGTCATTCCAGCACATAACGAGGAGAAATATATTGGAAAATGCTTGGATTCGATCACCGAAGCGGCAGCAGCCTATCCTGGACAGGTTGAAGTCATTGTCGTGCTCAATCGTTGTGAAGACGGCACAGAGCAGATCGCAAGAGATTATAACTGCGTCATTGTAAAGAACGATATGAAGAATCTATCCCAAATCCGCAATGCGGGCGCGAGTATGGCTCGGGGCGAGATCCTCGTGACGATCGATGCGGACAGCCGGATGACGGCGAAGATGTTATCAGAGATGGATCGTCATCTGGAGACCGGATTATATATTGGCGGAGGGGTTAGTGCTAAATTCGAACGGGTGTCGTTAGGAATCATCGTATCGACGATCATGTTGATCATTCCTCTGTTGTTCAAATACGGGGCGATCTCCGTGGGCATCTTCTGGTGTTATAAGCGGGATTTCGATGCGATCGGTGGTTTCAACGATCAGATTCTGATGGCGGAAGATGCTGATTTTGCACTGCGTCTAAAACAATGGGGGCGTCAAAACGGGAAGAAATACGGCACGATCAAGAAAGCGCAAATGATTACCTCTTGCCGCAAATTCGATCAAGGCGGCGACTGGATCCTAGTAAAGCGTCCGCAATTGATTATGGCTTACTTAAAAGGGACAGACCGGAAATATGCCGATGAAGCCTATTACGAGGATCAAGTTCGATAGAAGATAGAGAAGCAGGCCGCCATCGACCGGTGGTTTAGAAGGAGTCAACGTTTTATATAAGTCGTTAAACGCCAGATGCCGCCTAGATGAAGGCGGCATCGTTGTATAGGCGGCGTGATAAGTACACGCCATGACTCGATATATGATTACCCTGTAATATCCCGACGCAGCGTGATCAGGTCTTTGAGCGCTTCCGTCGAGAGCTCGGTGATCCAGTTGTCCGAGCTCGTAATGACTTGGTCGCTTAACGCTTGCTTGTGATCCAGCATCTCGTCGATCCGTTCCTCCAAGCTGCCGATCGTAATGAATTTGTGTACCTCGACGTCGCGCGTCTGTCCCATGCGGTAGGCACGGTCCGTCGCCTGGTTCTCCACGGCCGGATTCCACCAGCGGTCGAAGTGAAACACATGGTTGGCCGCCGTTAAGTTCAGTCCGACCCCGCCAGCCTTGAGCGAGAGGATGAAGACATGCGGTTGGTCCGTAGCGGGCAGGTCATCAGATTGGAATTGTTCTATCATCCGGTCTCGCGCAGCCTTGGGCGTTCCGCCATGGAGATAGAGCACGGGCTCTTGTAGTATCGCTGTGAGGACGCGCTTCAGCAGCCGGCCCATCCCGATGTACTGGGTGAAGATCAGACAACGATCACCCGATTCCCGCAGTTCCTTCACCATCTCGACCAAGCGCTCCAGCTTCGAGGAACGTGCAATGATCGATTCCATATCCATTGTCGCATCGCCCTCCATTTCGCTATCCGCCTTCGTTGCGTCTTCTTTCATCAGAAGAGCGGGATGATCGCACAGCTGCTTGAGTTGTGTGAGTGCGGCGAGAATCGCGCCCTTCCGTTCAATACCCTCCAACTCTTTCATACTCTCCATCAGCTGATGAACCGTCTGATCGTACAGCGCGCCTTGTTCTGCCGTAAGATGGACGTAGGTTTTCATTTCGTTTTTGTCCGGCAGGTCAAGCTGGATCGCGGGATCTTTCTTCTTGCGCCGCAGCATAAACGGCTTGACCAGCTTCTGCAGCTCGGCTGTCTGCGCGATGTCGCGTTCCCTCTCGACAGCCACATTGAACTGGTGTTGGAAGCTGCGCAACGTACCGAAGTAGCCTGGATTCATGAAATCGTAGAGCGACCACAATTCGGAGAGGTTGTTCTCGATTGGCGTACCCGTCATTACAATGCGATGCTGCGCTTCGAGCCGGCGGACCGCTTGCGATTGCCTCGTCTGGGCGTTCTTAATGTTTTGCGCTTCGTCCAGACAGACGGATGCCCACGTATACGGCTCGAGCACCTCGACGTCTAACGCAGCCGTTGCGTACGTCGTAAGCACGATGTCGGCCTGCTTCGCTTCATCAGCAAAGCGGGAATCGCTCAGCCGATGAGCGCCATAATGAACCAGCACGTTCAGCGTAGGAGCGAATCGCCGTAGCTCCTTCTGCCAATTGCCGAGAACGGACGTTGGGCAGATGAGCAGGGAAGGGAAGCGATCTTCTTGCGGAGCTGCGGCAGCCAATTCTAGCACATGCAGCAAATAGGCGATGAATTGCACGGTTTTGCCAAGACCCATATCGTCGGCAAGACAAGCCCCAAAGCCGAAGCGCCGCAGAAACGCAAGCCAGGCAAAGCCTTCTTGCTGATAGGTGCGTAGCTCTGCTTGCAGTGCTGCAGGAATGGCCGGTGCCGGGCATTCTCCCGGCTGTTGCAATTGTCCGATCAATTCTTGCAGTTGCGCGTTCAGCTGCACCTCAAGCTTAATTTGCTCCTCTGGACTTACTGTTTCTACTGCATTCGCGGACGGCTGAGCATAGGCGCGATCCTGCAATAAGTGGATCTGCAGAATCGTCTGAAGCGGCATCCCTCGCCGCTGATCCGCGCTACGCATCGCCTGCCGAATTTGTGCGAGCAGTGCCGTATCCATTACAATCCATTGCCCGCGGAATTGAATCAGCCGCTCGCCTCGCGCGGCAAGTTCCGCGAATTCCTGCTCGCTCAGTTCCATGTCGCCAATCGCGATCCGCCAGTCGAAATCGACCAGTGTCTTCAGACCGAATAACGAAGGTCTTGCGTCGTTAGGCGCTGATTGGACCATGGCGCGTACTCGCGGTCGCTTGCGGCGAGCTTCCTCCCACCAAGCGGGCAGCAGCACCTGCCATCCGGCGTCGAGCAGACGATGGCTGCTCGACGTGAGAAATTGCCAAGCGTCATCATCGGATAACGCTTGGCCTAAGATCTGATCCGGCTGTCGGTCGAACTGATCTTCCGTCAGTACGGCACTTAAACGGCAGAGCCAAGCACTGGATCGTTCGCGAATAATGTGTGTCCATGCTTCGGGCCATTCACCGTGTGCCTGGCCATCTTCCGCGAGCTGAACCGGAATGAGGAGCGACGGATCTTGCTTGTCCTGCAGCATGAGCTGAAGTCGCCATGCGGGCTCGTCATCCCCCGGCTCAATTAACTGTAGGAGAGGGCGGAAAGGTGTCGTATCCGGTTTCCATCCGATACGGATAAGCCACTCGTCTTCATGGTTGGCCGCTTCATGCGCGGCAGGTTCGGCAAATAACAGCGGATATTCTCTTCGCAAATCGGTTAGTTCAGTTTCGTCTCTATAATGCCGCTGAAATACGGTTTGAGAGAATGTCGCCATCAATCCGTTCAGCAACAGAGAATCCGTATCAACCATAGATTTCAATGCGATGCGGCTGGCTTCCTCCATTTCGCCATTCTCCCATTCCCACTGCAGCCTGCCTGCTTGATGCGAGGTCAGACTAGGTACATACTGCCTTGCATCGATCATCGCAGATAGAGTGGGGGCCAGCTTGATGAGAGCGGGTGCATCGCCCTCCCAGTGCCATGACACGTGCTGCAGCACCCGGAGCTGCGCAAAGAAAGATAGCACATATTCGGCAGGTAGTTCCACGAACTCTAGATCTTGGGTCACTCGCGTCGTTAAGGTCGTCCCGTAGAAGGACGGTTCATGATAGGCGAATAGCCGATCTTTCAGTGAACCACTCGACATAACCTCGTATTTGTTCGAGTAACCATGAATTAGCGCATCACCGCCATCATTTATTTTAACGTGAATGGTCAGTGTATTTACTTCTGAGCTAGCATTCATAGCAGTAGATTTCCTTTCTGAAGCTCCTGTTGCAGGGCACGAAGACGGCTGTGGCGTGCAATGAACCCCTCGAGAAACAGCATCCACCGCTCCTCTTGCTTCATTTTCTTATACATTCTGAACAATCGCTTGAGCAATTTCACCGCTAATTTGTAGCTGTCCCGGTTTTTCTGCTGCACATAGCGTTCCACGGCTTGGTGATAGAAGGGAAGAAGGGCTTCCGGCGCGTTCTTCTCAATCGGTGCAAGCGTCGTAGCTCTGAACTCGAGCGGCTCGCCTCCCGTAGTCAGCTGATAATCGATCCATTGCTCCCATTTTCCGTAGGCCAAGAGCGTCTCTTGGTAGTAGGTTTGAGAGAAAGGCAGCATCTTCGCCAATGTCTCGAACAGAAGAGGCTCCGAATCTGGTGATTGCCCCAGCATCCCATTCCAGTAGTCTAGGTATTGCGACTGAAACTGCTCGTTGTGATATTTACGCAGCATAGGTCCTGTCGCGACCAGCCACGACGTGAGCCGCGGCCAATCTTTGGCTTCATAGAGAGGTTCGAAGAAAGGCGTAAGATGCGACGTTGCGAGAAATACCGTGCGGCTCATTTCGCGCAGCATCTCCCAAGCTTCTTGATCCCGGGCCAGATAGAAGAGCATAAAAGTTTTGAAATACAGCCATGGGTAAGGCTGCGAACGTCCACTGTTCGCTTGAATCGAAGCGTTAAGCGCGCTTAACTCTTCAATATACGGCCGCGTATCGGACATATTTGGACGGAGCCAATCCTGCCACAATTGATGGTAAATCTGTATCATGATCTCGTTCTGCGGATGGCTGCGGATGAGCTGTCGAACAGCTTCCAGTGTCTCCATGATCCGCATCCGTGCGCGTTTATCTTCTTTTGTCAGCGATATACCTTGTCCAAGCAATGAGTGAATCATATCCATCGCGTCTTCACGTGCCAGCCGGGTTTTGTAACCGGCACCATACTCTGATGGACCACTGGATTGCGTAATTTTACCCAATAAGTAAATATACGCGTTCAGGAGATAAATGCGATCAAGCGGAGGCGGCAGCTTCGGGTTCATTGCATTCATGGCCGTCAGATTGGACTTCAAATACACTTCGTGCCGAATGACACTTGCGAACGGTGTTACGTAATCGTTCCATAACGCGTGCCATTCGGAGACGTTCATGGTACGAATATCTGCCTCGATTTTCCGTTGTTCGAGTGGTTCCACGGCAGCAGGAACCGGTTTGCGAGGCAGATTCGCCGATCTTTTTCCTTTCAGTTCCCATAGAATTTTGGCATTAATGATCTGGTGGGTCGACCGGCCTTGCCGATCTGCATACCATAGCAATGCGGCGATCAGATGCCTGCAGTTCCGACGCATTGGACAGCTGCAGCGGCTGGCGGATAGATCCTTGAGGTTAACCTTAACGTGGTAAATTTCTTTACCCTTCACGTCCGCTTCGATCTGATGGCTCTGAGGCATAGCAATCGATCGGATGCGATTTTGCTTATAATATTGAAAACCTCGTTTAAGCGTAACGTCTTGAACATGCTCGCCGATGTAGGCTAGAAGTTCATTCCATTCCGCATCAGGGATAGGATGAATGACTTGCATGGTCTATAATTCTCCCGATAAATATGACGTATGGTTATTATACCAGTTATTGCGGAAGAGAAGGCAGGGCTTCCGGTTAAATTAAGGAGACAGGCTGCAATTGCTTGTGTATGGGGCGGAGTAAAGCATCGAACTGGAAGGATAAGGTTTATGATCTGTGGAATATATCATTAGCAAGAAAAATCCAGTAAAATTACCGTGTGTCAGAATCATCACTAATATTCCTAGAAAAAGTGGCATTTTACTTCTAATTGCGAATGGTAATTCGATGGGGGGGATCGTGCTGGATGTCATAGCAAAGCTGGATCCTTATTTACCGGGATTAAGAGTTTATTGCCGTTCGCTTGCCGGGAACGAGTGGGATGCAGAAGATTTGGTACAGGATGTGCTAACGAAAACGTTGAATTCGATTTGGCGATCACCCGAACGGCCGATTAGTCGGGCTTTCTTGTATCGGATTGCAAAGAACGCTTGGATTGATCAATGCAGGGCAGAGCAGAAGCGGCGCAGAGATACAACTTTCGACGAGGATTACCATCAGCCTGCCCCCGTTGCCATAAACGAATGGTTAGCCCGAGAGTTGCTAGAACAGTTGGCCGTTTCGCTGAATCCAAGGCAGATGGTGCTCATTATCTTGATCGATGTTTTCTCCTTTAGCGCGGCAGAGTCTGCTGCGCTATTACACATGACGGAAGGCGCAGTGAAGGAAGGGCTTAAACGCGCACGCCGACGCTTGCGATCCTTCGTAGGAGAGAATGGAGAGGTCAACGCCGATTCTACAAATCAGAAGAGACTTGGTGGCGGGGAAATGACCACATCTCTTTTTGAAACATTCTTGGAAGGATTTCGGAGAGGGGACGCCGGGATGATCTGCCGTGCATACCTCAATTTAGCTGCTCAAGGCGTCACGCTCGAGAAAGTATCCTTTGAAGAAGGCCGATATTCGTTCACAATTCGGGATCCTGATGGCCATTTGATCGAATTTTTCCAGACGATTTAGCGATACCCGTTTCTTTTATACGTTTGTATGGAATTTTAAAAAGGGTGTTTCTCCTCATCACAAGATGATCAGAGACACCCTCTTGGCTGTTGCGATCGAGTCTCAAAACTAACTCACGGAATGACCGCTACATTTGCATTCCCTATTAAATCCTGATAAGCAAGGTAGACACCGATGATTCCAGAAATAAGAAGCAAAATAGCTGAAAAAAATGCTAACTGATTATTTCTTTGTGTTGATGATATGGATTTAGGTGCCATTTGCGTAGTCGATGGTATTGGATTTTGTGGCATGAACGAATTTTTCCTCCTTTTTCAATAAACTACAATACCTCGAAATCTGAAGACATTCG
Proteins encoded:
- a CDS encoding zinc-dependent alcohol dehydrogenase — encoded protein: MPDIETTQGRSSFNCVFQEPNRIEVIEESVAEPGPGQILCAANRSLISAGTELACLKGRFDEGTVWSTWVRYPFYPGYSMAAQVLKVGEGVDGIQAGDRIICPAGHRQFFLAEAKDAALIPDWIRDEEAVFTQIAKVALLGVLRAEHAFGERVGVVGLGLIGQLVIQYLNRSGARQIIAIAPESHRLELARRNGATDLLNLPVDEAFEPIQERTGGKMLDTIYDVTGSYAVLSSCTQLTRDLGKVILLGDSTEPSKQSIGPKVVFNSVSILGIHGRMMGGYQGWTETDMNSYIFESIRDGRLNVASLITETVSPLDADSVYSRLAGRRSDAMGVLFDWTQL
- a CDS encoding glycoside hydrolase family 3 protein, producing the protein MKAMHELTLKEKIGQLLMAGFEGFEPDANIYDMLQNHFIGGIVLFSRNLECPEQALALTQQLQRIAKEATGIPLWIGTDQEGGMVVRIRQGIAQLPAAMAMGAARNPELLYEAAKGTAEELRLLGINMNFAPVVDINVNPRNPIIDVRSFGDDAELVSELGIAAMRGFQDGGIVSAIKHFPGHGDTETDSHAELPVVRHNLDRLRAVELVPFQRAASAGAEAVMTAHVGIPLLTGGVPIPATVSREILTGLLREELGYDGLILTDCMEMNAVAQGIGVGEAVVKAVLAGADLLLVSHTYASQLEAVASLERAVTDGRLTEARIDASVARLLRLKERRLGSMREHSWEETRNLLEHPRTCRTIERLREASITAISRDPDDCQLSPEVDTLVLWPQITAACKSEDDPAHDASLGSFLRSLISAKVTEQVYGRNPSPEEIEALATEAEGYGQIIAGIFHTSSHPGQTALVRRLLAGGGKVIPVSLRNPVDLAAFPEARGCLACYEHHPDTLQALSRVLMGITEPIGTLPVTIPMHETERGVADERRSASAAGSAT
- a CDS encoding ABC transporter substrate-binding protein — protein: MRGFKFLSRLMLIALLGMTAACGTQQESVSKPADKPAIKAEETQASTDYPRTIKHLNGETVIPARPVKIATPYIAFVDYLAVLDEYPIAAQGIEIIKRNFPNLSKHIEGKTIMDLGMEVDMEKLLAAGPDVIIAADDMKDQYDRLSQIAPTVIFPQAGDWRETLQQIAEVIGKEDYAKNVLADFDAKSEAYKQKLAFRQDESVMFAMYSGKEQFITWRDGRFDPFYVGLGLKRVEEAQQDGPLSLESLVALNPDHLFIINNWQFPVEGGVMKALADNKVWNGLKAVANYHVYELKDPSLPGPMALAKIDGIEEIMKALGK
- a CDS encoding aminoglycoside phosphotransferase family protein, with the translated sequence MKSLLERIVSLRALRLVSWDLQPLGKAKEESSVFRVSCSVQDDNHVGIRKNLILKTLKPDATRNRIDHYYYWKREALVYRSGMLRQLPPVIHAPDCYAVDEHVDGSVWIWLEDVDVDPMTSDWDLDRMRRIAYLLGRFNGDDVHATRLSNADLGLCRQWMRSWIAVCMAYAQPVQEQRMRWERHVQQQAMWERYILHRSRINDLLDTLDLLPRGLAHQDAHWDNIFLVQRNGHEALLAMDWQFASISGVGEELGRLFGYALLKKKIPIEQVEDYKETLFVSYLQGLQASGWVGDPKLARFGFTATAALRFVMVIDKLLERLEAGAIANQVDEHRHLLQVAEILLTMADETWSLRDEIVNRNESIIGME
- a CDS encoding TetR/AcrR family transcriptional regulator; the encoded protein is MRRRAYDAELTRANIITAARGLFANKGYTATSIDEICAVTGYSKGSLYYHFKSKEDLFVQLAEEAFLHSWEAWDERSSSYETTIDKLYAYADYFVDTLEKPLNKAGEDFIAKVGLESEVGQKFLAILMGYLARFETLVAEGVSSGEFRHENPKELAYILMSYYSGLSDSYRMMDKAAMKQLYRNATRLILEGLANPDHEVKR
- a CDS encoding glycosyltransferase; translation: MGAYAFIGEQEEGYVKFSVVIPAHNEEKYIGKCLDSITEAAAAYPGQVEVIVVLNRCEDGTEQIARDYNCVIVKNDMKNLSQIRNAGASMARGEILVTIDADSRMTAKMLSEMDRHLETGLYIGGGVSAKFERVSLGIIVSTIMLIIPLLFKYGAISVGIFWCYKRDFDAIGGFNDQILMAEDADFALRLKQWGRQNGKKYGTIKKAQMITSCRKFDQGGDWILVKRPQLIMAYLKGTDRKYADEAYYEDQVR